A window of Centroberyx gerrardi isolate f3 chromosome 6, fCenGer3.hap1.cur.20231027, whole genome shotgun sequence genomic DNA:
TGGACGTTTGATGTCAGTCAAGAAATAGAAAATATGGATATTGGTAGTAGGGTTTGAGCAATTTGgtgttttgaaggctgataagGATCCCAGTATTTTTGGATTTAAGCTTCTGATTGCCAATATTTTTGTTCAATTGGTTATTTTGTGCCGAAAAgttccaaaaaatgtcaaatattcattgtttcccccagaatcgtattcttgtcagggtggaaacctggcctctgaaacaacatttagaccatcatgggacactaaaactctccactgaaacccaggattctactactactactacactactactaataataatatattgatgcatacttgtatggaatcaattcaggttaaggtcttcccatagacaaccagcaTTGATCAATTCTAGAGTGAATATGTattcaatcaaactgcatcatatccatcataacagaggtggacgacactgacaggCCAATAtccaaatttgaagaaaaatcCCAAATTACCAAACTAATATATTGGTCAAAGTTAGGATTCACACTGTCATCTCCTCGAAGCAGATATCTCCTTTCATATTTGCTTGTTCTCTCTACACAAGATGAAGACCAGATTTGGGCGGCAAAGAATCAGACAGAGACGTCTTGACTGAATTTCAGACCTCGAGGGACAGAAGTCCGTCTCGATCCTTGTCAAACTTGTCGAAAACCCTCCTGTAgagtttcctcctcctctcacagaCGCGACAGAAGCTCTGTAAGTACAGCTGGGGAGAgagggctggggggggggggggggagaatcaagatagagaaacagatgaaaatatggagagaaaggaagagaagattCAGAAAGATCATCATCATGTTTCCAATTAAAAAGAACCACACTGGCTGGAttctggttcaaatccctgaacTGGCTGAGGGAAAGAGTCAATGAATGCTGCTTGTATTGTCTATCTACCTATaggctcttgagcaaggcactttacAGCCAGAGAGGGAGTGGTACCTACTCTCTAGCAGGCTGAAATCCATGGGCAGCTCAAAGCGACAGATCCTCTTGGATGGAAACACCCTCTGCTCCGCCGCTTGGGGTTTACTGCACTGTGACAGAATGGGATAAAGAGGACACCTTCATCTTGGATCAACTCCTGGCGGTactgttcatattggtggttgtgagGCTTTATGAGGATACAGTTCCCTCACATCACCGGATATGACTTCATGTGGAATTGAATAACTGCGTGTAGTAGAGAAGTAACGTAGAGAAAACCCTACAGCATGTTCCCTCTCGTACAGCTGTGAGCGCAGACTCTCCACActctcttctccatcctccGTCCTGAGCGGCTGGccctgcagcagctcctctacTGCCCTCTGCAGGTCagatcacacacatacagcaggaGGACGCCTCCATATTAGGGTTTAAATCATTCCATCATTACTGTAAGTGTTGCTTTACGAGGTGTTTGGGTGCAGTATACTGTATGATCAGGGTTTTATTGAGGATGAGAAACTGGCAGATTCAACCTGGGGGTCATATATCAGCGGGCTGACAGTAGGATGTTCTATTGCAATagttccatctctcttttttggacttgtcctcctcttctgcctcgGTCTCCTCTGCCCTTCATCTGACAGAGGTGCAGCAGATTTGGGCCGACTGTGGATCACAGGTTATCTTTAGTAGGGGAAGGGTGGGCAGGGCGCAACATCACATAGATTATGTTTCCCCTTGATGCAGAACGCTGTAACCAAAATTCTGTGATGGTAAATTCATGTTAAATTTATTCTAGTATTCATAGGTGacggttcctgttttgtgccgtaaagcaatctccctaTGTGTCGTAAAGCAATTtggcagatttcccgccaaatctgacatACAATGACATACATATGTGTGACATACAATGCAGAATGATCAAGGCTTCCCATCTTCTCAGTGACGGTCTCATTTATgtacagtaattacactaatgtcccAAGTTAAtgtagtaatgatttattgatgtgacACGTAGCACCTCTGAACAAAGCTCGGGGCCTCGGTGTATTGAGGCTCCCCACTCACCTTTTAGCACTGCCAGTCTTTGATCTGCCTCTCATGGTGAAGGATGCCGCCGGACATCAAGGTCTTCAGCGGCGCTACCTGCCTGTCACATGGTACCGTGTTCAGAGAAGATCCTTTGATagaatctccatctctctttcaaCCGCTCTGttccctgtttctctgtttggcGTCATCACTCACAGACCAGACCCGGTAGACCAGAGCCTCTTTTCGCTTTTTCACATGTCATATTTGCATAATAAGAAAATACtctcccctttctttccctGTAAGGATGTCGCATttcccagtgtgtttgtgtggtggtTAGGGTATTGGTTCTATGTTGAGACTCAAATACTCAAATAATCAACTGAGTTGTTAAAGTAAAAAACTGATTGCAGAAAGTGGACACTTAAGAAGGTGCAGACTTATGGAAAATATACATAATACAGGAGAACACGCACACTCTACCTCCTTACTGTGCTTTTTAATAAGGACCATTGTCCAACAAATGCCTTTGTCAGGTTTGaactttcttttcctttattgCTGCCTTTGGAGCATTTCATAACTTAttaaatggttctttacagcaccataaagggtcTAAAGGGACTCaaccattttcatatcaaggaccctaatttagtccacattagagccacagacccctaTTTGGTCAGATTTTGCccctctgacccaaatctgagaatatttttattgttagatatgattttgtccagaattccatgactatctgtattgtaggtagagagataacagtgaaactatgatgaaaacagtcattcttctacattctctaattgtgttaattaaataatggtgaagtttaataattcatcaatttgcgggggaccccctggaaccccctcaaggacccctggtggtccccggaccccacgttgagaccCACTGCTATAGAGAACCTTTGTAGCACCAAACAGGGTTCAAGCCTATAGAACCATTTCCCGGTGCTATGCAGAACCTTTTTTAATAAGAGTATACTCTGCTGCTTACTCACCTTGTTACAGTGTATCCCTCTGTATTGCCCCCTTATAGTTAATTGTAATTTTTCAGGTTGTGCTGCAGAACTTGTTCCAGTTGACTGACAAGTTTCCCTACTCACAGACCCTTAGTATATATATGTCAACCAGGAACTTGTGGGAGACGTGTTGACAGTTGGGTCACCATGGCACCTCATGGCTGCACCTCCACTGTGGGCTTTCTTTCAGAGCTGCCGGCTGTAACATGAAACCTCAAGAGGGCAGCAAGTTCCAGCTCATCTGGACCATCACTCCCTCTGATATAGAATTTCCATATTTCCACAGAAAGGTGGACATATGGGAACAGAAGAGAGTGCAACATAGCTGAGCTGAACGTGATGCGTTCACTGACTCTTTCTCTGCTAGGGTGTGTCCCGGTCGTCGAGCCTCTTCGCGGGACAGCCGCCTCCCCCCTCAGAGTCCCGCAGCAGCCTAATCGGCGTCCTGGAGCTTCCGCGCATTTTCCTGTGGAAACTGGAAACTGCCGCGGTGTTCTGTTGTCGGAGCGAGATTGCCGCCCGCCAGAGAGGGACCCAGGGAAACAAACGTCAATGAAATATTATGAActtcctctcctgctgcagAGACAGCAGTTATAAATAGAAGGGAGCTATTTTCGGGGCAGCACTTGCGAGACGTACTCAGCCCTGGTCTGGTCTGGGATCTGGTTACAGGACCGTACTGCAAATATACAGAGGGTGAACCTGTGAACTATAGCTCTGCCctatcccccccacccccaccccccccacacactccccctccccctccccctccccttatATTGCCCAAGTGCCCTTTGCCCATAGAACTTAAACACACTCAGGGaagaatgtgtgtatgcgtgtatctCTCTCTAGCAAACAGGATGGGACTCCAGGAGCGGCGTGTGTTAAGGTTAGACCATATTGAtttgctgatatatggggccgatattggcctttcatttAAAGTAGaatatcagccaatcagagttgtccacctctgatatgatggacatgatgcaatttgtttgattacatatttattgtagatttgagtagtagtaatagtagtagtagtagtggtagtagtgcagtactagtagtagcaatagtatgatgatgatgatgatgatgatgatgattattatcattattattatattataatgggtttcaatggagagttttagagtcctatgatggtctaaatgttgctTCAGATGGGGGAAACATGTAATGCCTGAAAAATCAGCAATCGGCCAAACCctagtgtgtgcatgcatgtatgtgtgtgtatgtgtgagtgtgtgtgtgtgtgtgtgtgtgtgtgtgtgtgtcagattgtTCTTACAGCCTGTTGGGAACCATTGCCTCCCTGACAGGAGCTgcctctgtcttctcttcctcatcGCTGTCACCTTGACTCAGTCTGTTGAACCAAAGAAACAACAGCTGCAGGATACTctgtaggacacacacacacacacacacacacacaggaaaaggaAGATACTGTTGTATAATGTGACTATGTGGTACTAAGgggaaaaagtgacattttacaGACCTGCCTACACTACAATAACACTTCATATATTTTCatggggaaaggaaaggaaaggaaaggaaaggaaaggaaggaaaggagttGAGAGGAGGTGAAGTCTTCATGGTCTCAGTGTGTTGACAGATGAGATGATCTGAGCAGGAAAGACAGGAAGTGTTTTTACAAGCCTTCTCTGATGTGGATTTAACTCCAGAGGAACTTTCTCTTTCTAAAGGCAAACTCCCATCAACAGTCATATTCCTCAAAgatgtttgttttcagttttcaggcGAATGTTTTTCAAATCTCACTCGTCTAGaaactgtaaaacaaacatacaaataaataaaaacagcaacattaacaataataataataatcataataatagcaaataatatttatttcattaatatACATGTTCATTCTCATTCCATATTTTAAATAAGCTTTGACCCATATTGGTTATTCAATCTTTAAGACTTTTTATTGTACAACAtatcccacatacacacacaacacacacacacacacacacacacacacacacacacacacacacacacaaacacaaacaccaacgCCAACACCAACACCTCCACACATTATATATACTAATTATAAATATCTTTCATATAATCATCATCTTCAGACCTAACCAGAACTGAGTACTGAAAAATCAGTTTTATAATTCACTAAGGAATGCTTTTGCATGATAATAAAACAGAACTTTTGACAATGTAACAGTAGAGGAGTCTATAAAACACATGGGTGAAGTTTTTTCAAGTGAAAATAATTCATAAATATTTCTAGTAATTGAGTAATTCGGCAACTCCATTTTCAGTGTGCCGTATTCACGGACTGTTATGAGTAAAGACCGGTTCAGAGTCATCTCCTGGAACACTCATATGAGTGACCCAGATAATGAACTCTGGCTCATAtccgatttttttttataaaaggccaatattgggcCAATATATCGATCTATCCTTAGTGTACTCACATACTCTATACTCTGTACCTAAATGAATTACCCATTATTTCTACACTTGCTATTGGTCTCTACAACAAGCAGCTTAAGGGACAGCTGAGTCTACTGGCTTGAAACACAAGGGGTATCAGGGCATCTAGATGGAGGAAGGCATCTTAAAGCTACAATTCgcaacttttctccttgaggCAGTAAGTGTATTGTTAACCCCGCACTCCTCTCCTTCAGTTGGACAAGTTCCCGCCctaacacttgtcactcatccaTCACAGGCGCTGAAGAAGCAGACAGCGAACGCAGCCAAGctgcaataaataaaagcaacactgatgttcactgtgtttttgaacgtttacctttgctgttctttcttttcttgctGCTTTCATCCACTGTTGTTCTTGCCATGGCTTCCCTGCTGTGTGGCTGccagcctcaccttgatagccacaaccagctcactaCTAGCCACGCCCTCAGCAAATTGTATATGCCCCAAAATGCCCCAAACATTGTTGAAaggccaatttcaggcaaatttCAAGAAGTTTAGGGCAAgaacatacatttatttattggtattttaatgtcaaaatagtgccatattgcagctttaaccctCTACTATCTGCAGAGCATCTGGAAAAAGAGAGCCATCAGTCCCAGTGGGCAATAGGTGTAAATAGGAAACTTGTGTCTATGATTGTCAAAGGTCTCATCGTgacctctgtctcttctgtgtgtgtgtgtgtgtgtgtgtgtgtgtgtgtgtgtgtcacgccCTTTTCGAAAGCTCAGAGAGAGACCCAGAAACGTGCCTGGCACCAACGGCAATTCCGATAACCTATTAGAAACAGATGTGACAatgagagagcaaaagagagagagagagagagagagagatagaggaggaacaggagagagagcgggggaaaGATGAAAACGATGGATGGAATGGGACGGGAGGATAGATGGCAAGATAGAGGGAGTAGTCAGGCTGTCAGAGAGAGGTGGGGTGTGGTACtgaatgcacgcacacacacacacacacacacatgcacacacacacacacacagtctgtccaATCCCAATACATGTGTTTGGTGCAGTAACAGTGTGTCTCTATCATCCAGGCTCAGCCAGAGGAAATTGTACTGTAATCTGTGGTCCGAAGGCCACTTTGTATgggtgcacacagacacacacacacacacacacacatacacacacacacacacacacacatacacacacacgcacacacacacacaccctcctctacattcatcactgtgtgtatgtgtaatcaTGCAATTGTGTATGTTAGAGCTACAGTAGGGCTGTactgcacgtgcacacacacacacacacacacactttggaatTTGGGAATATTAAGATGAATGAGAAGGTTATTATACTTTCAATGCCTTTATTGAAAGTATAATAACcttctccagtctcctcctctctcttactTAAAAACGTAGAGTGAGTTGTTAAAGTTTGAATGTTGAGTTTCAATTAGTTATTAAGTTTTGACTGGACTGTTcaatactttgtgtgtgtgtgtgtgtgtgtgtgtgtgtgtgtgtgtgctttaattGTAACAGTTAATAAATGTGAATATCCATTCATAGCTAAAGAAACTACAGGtaatatatttaattttgtgTTCACAAATTTTCAAAATGGTTTTTATAGGCTTCCGTACAAAGAGTTTACCATATCAAATTATTCAGTCAAACTattactacactacactacaattGTACACTTCAAAGTTTCCATGTTTGTGGTCGCTCCTTTATATAATTTCACTTTCGTTTCGTTGCATTAAGCAACAATGCTGCGTTTACCTTGGCAATCACTTCCAAACCATGTGTTCTTATTTGAAAATAGAACTGGGCCGAGCCATGTATGTCTGATCCaaggctgtggtgtgtgtgtgtgtgtgtgtgtgtgtcaaggccACGGGTTTCCTGTTGATGCCAGGCTGTCAGGAATGCCTCCagctggggtcagaggtcaaaggatGTGTGTCATTGTCGCTTCCCCTCTCACCAGTAGCCCCAGATGCccctccacacaaacacaacacacacaaaacctgtAGCCTACACCGCTCACAgacatgacagacacacagacctacATGCATACAACATGCATGTTCAAggcctgtttttcttttaaaatactGTAACATATTCCTCTATTTAACATTTATATAACCAAGATAGTCCCACTGCAAGTAAGAATTCGTttttccaagggagacctggccaagaaagcattgagacaaacataaaaatgaaatcACATAACAGACAGGTAATACAAGGTATAAAATCAAAATGCAATCATAACCACGTAGCCTACAGtaaaagagagaacaaagtAAAAATCTTCCAAAGTCCACTAGTCCAGCAGGGCAAAACATATTTAAATCTTGACTATTTAAAGCTCCTTATAGAGGCTTTACCATTCCATTACAAACCTCCTGCTACCACATCTGGCTCCaccatggaggtccattggagaattggctgtatCCAAATAATGGCCAAACATATGACAACCAGgctggaaacagagagatacctgaaaaaattgaaaatattgttgtggtgtggcagTAGATCCATTCAATATTGTTATAAGTACAAGTGAATACTCTGATAAAATCAATTTGTTTACAAGTGTACAtaactgtgacacagtaaacggtcttgtctttagccctatcTGGTTTttagctttgttagctagctaactagtcagcaggctaatttagtaaagcaactgatgttacagtaatgttaacatgcaactagcCATTACTAaagctagcttctactagatgcgttagctagtgtgcaaatcaaatgtgttaacaacaagacaacgggggggggggggggggggggggtataattggtggggggggtcagaaaaaaatagaaatttaaaacaaatttcctgcatcacctaacctcttggattaagtcaagaaacggCAACcttgtataatgttaaccaaaaatgtaaaatgatgttatattactagatttcagcattgaggtgcttacattcatgattttgcataggcatactaacctaaaaacctattattgggaatcgcgagaaagtttcagagcgacagacacagagcgttcccgtaaccatagtaactcactctcactcctgcctgcgtgcgcacggagtgagaggagagggagagacgcagaagagccgcggactgagattactctgagcaccatgcatgggaataaattacaatataatagatttgtgtatatttctcgctactcagatggtctgaataactctctgctgcacggtgctgctctgtctcatctcgtgcgctgtcagtgtcagtgtaatcaaaggtgccggaacgctgttccggatcgttccggcccactttaacccctgatTATATCTAAGCACAAAACAATGTATAAGGgagaaatgatcagttcccagtcaaaaacagcacagaaattaaccatgtctattgaattctgttgagacgaccaGGTCATGTGCTTGGAAATGCAGTTAGCTGttctcagccactgttgcccaagagctgtggacctccaatatggccgccaaaGGCCAGAGACACTTTTGCCTAATTCAGCACTGACCATAGGCACAGATATCAAAACCAATTCCTGAGAGTGTAAGTAACAGTAATTTGCACCAGGTGTTTTAGAGATATAAGAGCACAAATAGTTCAGAAGCAGACCCAGAATGCCTTTAtagataaaaatatatatatatatataccaatGAATGAGTGGACAGGGCAGGCCAGTCAACCCGAGTATACAAGATACAATAATGAGTGACAATTAACTCTCAGTTACCACTGGTAACTACCACTGCTGACATGGCAACTCACAGCAATAAACAAACACCACATCACCGCTCTTTACTGCTCCCCACAAGTATTGGAAACGACCAAAAAAAGAATAGCCTGTCTCAGAACGGAAAGCGCCCTACAGACTCATCATACCAGCTCCTTGCCACATGCAAAGCCACAGCttggcttttttccccccactctcTATTCAGACCACGACTCACGCCACAAATTGTGATGAAATGCCTAAAGTGAGGCAAATTGCATAAATCATGATGAATGTGAAGAGAGGCTGAGGCTGGATCGTGTCCCACAATGCCGGCACAGAGCAGACAGGAATGCGGGGAGGGATCGGGCTCCGCCGAATGGTCAGGAAGGTCATCAGAGTCCATAtggatgtgtgtttatgtaggAGTGTGAAAATGTTTAGATTTTTCTGtcacaaagacagaaatagatATGTGGCAGCGGTGTCGCACTTTACCCCCTCGCCCCTGAAACCTTCACCCTTGCGCTGCAAtctgttttggtgtgtgtatgtgtgagtgtgtgcatgtgtttgagtcaatgtgtgtgtgtgtttgagagtgtcaAGGCATTGGTTAGTCTAGTCCTTGGGGACAGGAAACCCTCGGCTACGAGAGCACAAGTCCCTTATTTGTTTTTAGAAAGCGTGTGGCGCGTACGCGTGCCTCCCACTTGTATATCCAAAGGGAAGCGCAACTgggttgtacacacacacacacacacacacacacactcacacacacatacgtcacacacactcaatctgTTGGGTGTGTACTGGGAACGTCTGAGGCAGGATGCTGAGTCCAGGAGGAAGCCCTGTTCAGATCagccctgtgtgtatgtgtgtgtgtgtgtgtgtgtgtgtgtgtgtgtgtgtgtgtgtgtgtgtgtgtgtgtgtgcagtgttgaAGACTTGTAAGCAGCGCCATCAATTACCCCATTGGAGCCAACAGTGGAAACAACAAGATAAGACTAGAGTACACCCTGTATCGGTACTCTCACATTAATACACTTTTAAATGAACACCCTTCTAAATCTAAACCCCCAGTCAAGACTTTACACCAAAACTACAGCATCCAGAGTGCTGATACCATATCTTCTTTGAAAGCACACATGTTTACAACTcttaacacacacgcacacttatcctcgcacacacacatacacactccagcCGGACAAAAGACACATATCCTCTGTGTGTCACATCCATCTCGACCAAAGCCGAGCTCCATATCCTCCCTGTGATCCCTCGACCGGAGTGGGAACATCCTCTGGCTGCAGTGAGGGGAAGCTGGCCTCACTGTGACTCTCCGCTCTGCAGCAGGTAACACCCTAACCCCATATCTCTGCGTTGTTGGCACGCTAACACTCCCAATCTCTAACCACTCCTCGCCACGTTTGCTTTTCGACCCTCGCTTCTCAAACGTTCTTGACGTAAAGCTTTTACCCCAACGGCGTCAGGTACCAAGAGCTCCTGCTTGACAGATAAGATACAATATTTCTTTGCATAGGCATGTAGGTGAGACGTTTATGATCTGCTTTGAAGgagttttctgtgtttctgatgAGGGCAAAAACCCCTTGACGCTGAAGTCTCTGCTTTACAGGCATCTCTTGGGACGCTCTCCTGTATTAACGGACGGCGCGTTCTCGATCTGTTTTGACCTAAGGACTTGGCGACACACCGGACCAGAGGGGACAGGTGACTTTTCCCCCTGATACCCCAGGCAAACAAACTGGGACCAGACGGGACGTCCCATAAGACGACAGAAACACTAAGCGAGAAGGGacaggaaaagaagagaaagcgACAGAGGGAGCGATGATGGAACTGAAGATCCAGCTGATCCCTACAGGGGAAATCATCCTCTCTCCAGGGAAGAATGGAGAGAGCTACTGCCACGGCTGCAAGGTCAGTTCATACACTAACGGCTGGTCTGGAGTCAGATTTTGACACTCATCGTTCATTCCAATGGTTTTTATGCAACTCGTGGGTAGAGAATGATGCTGAGGTTATGGGGTTCAGTTCCCAGAGGGCCGATGTTGAGAAATATTCACACATTCTAAGTACTGTAAATTGCTTCAGTATATTCTGTCTGTCAAGTAAATTGCATCAATatatcagaacagctgaggTTAGTAAATAAGTTGAAATCCTGTCTGGCTCGGAGCATTGCTCTCAGCATTATACAGAGCGCTATTCACAGCTCAttataaatgtggaaaatggcTGCCTATGCAGGCTCCTACTGATGGATAATGTAACGTGCCAAACACTTTATTTAGATGAACTGGGTGGGTTCTCCTCAGCTCCTTCTGACTCCATGCAGCAAAACTAAGTTTGTTACAGATGCACTTTATATGCTACTTGACCAGGGATTACAAGTGTCAGACTGGACTTGAACATGACTGGAAAGTGTGAAGGAGTGCCAGGTTTAACCCTCTTTGAAGTGCAAACATAGTAAAAAATGATGTTGGTAAAAATACCAATtacacattaaaggaaaaatccaattTAACACTGTTTAAGTGGAttttggtgatgtaccttgcattcctgggtccatttagttgcttgctggtgtatttttcttattcctgttgtggataactggccaaatgtagacgacGTGACGTctcattgagatatttccagcagctacaatggagtttgatagcagaaagagtttcagcgatctaaaacatcaacataatcgtcatgttttggtgtcagtccctcagaatcaaagagcgagagcTTCTTTCtggagccgccattttgcaccgatgttccgcaatcatacagagagaaatccatcgtagaagaggcagagaaaccaatttctccaccaataTTAGCCtcgatagaccagaatgcaatgcagccacaagacatgttgtgctTTAAGTaagttcacaaactagttggctagctatatttatatgcctgtacgcccacctttgattgaaagcaccAAGTTCCCACCCCTTCCATCGGATATGTTtaaaggcattgtgggaaatgtaggaaatcactaactgaagtagaggtAAACAAGGCACGTTGAGGGAAAATGCGTAcaccaaaacagtaaattacaacacttcatcacaaaataactcctggaattcACCACGCATCACACATTGATGATATAACAGCGTAACAACATCCAAGGGTGGAGTTCTCCTTTAAGCTTATGATTACACCAATTACTGATTGACAAACATGTTGTTGCCCTGATTTCATCACCGCTTGAATTTCCCTGTAGCTTCTGCAGCTTTGCCTCTGAGAGTTTTGCCAGTGACATTTATACCCAGGAATTAAAGAAGAAATTCACCGCTCCAGAACATTTTTGCATGATTTACATATGATCCATGGCTTATGTAGGAGGGTAGTGATAAAGAGAGCTGATGTCTAGTACATAATATTACAATCTAAGGAATGAAGGGAGTGGGATTTTTTAACCAGTCCTTCTATGGTGTAAGATACCATCTGGTACAGTGAAGAGTAAGTCGACACAGGATGAGAATGTACAACTAGAATACATGATGTGCAATTACAGTTCAGCCACTGTTCTTCTCGTTAATGGCACAGACTACTTCTTCTCTCTTAAATTACAGTGTGAATGCAGAGTTGGAATGGAAATGTTGTAGCGTGGTTAATGCAGCTTGGTGTGAACTGGTCAGTGATGATTGGGGAGGTATGGAATGTACTGTAGCTGGGATGGGAGGAAACGACAAAGACATTCCAGTACagtgctttttttccccctcttcccaCATTCCTCCAAGGTCAAATCACCCTGCGACTCTGAATATGTGTGgaaggtgcgtgtgtgtgtgtgtgtgtgtatgtgtgtcagggGCCCAAAACTTTGAAACTTGCTTATATCCACTAAATTTagggggac
This region includes:
- the LOC144539406 gene encoding uncharacterized protein LOC144539406 encodes the protein MRGRSKTGSAKSRPKSAAPLSDEGQRRPRQKRRTSPKKRDGTIAIEHPTVSPLIYDPQRAVEELLQGQPLRTEDGEESVESLRSQLYEREHACSKPQAAEQRVFPSKRICRFELPMDFSLLETLSPQLYLQSFCRVCERRRKLYRRVFDKFDKDRDGLLSLELLTSVCPQQEMRAAVSELHGAEVDAGRLLLLMEVEEGSRFDWLLVCAACALSERLFHSHLTEDLREEEEDEEEDSLEKADLNSLLVKLNDYCVPAPLTRLLTTISISCYSRGRSSTAAAGPQPL